In the Streptomyces fradiae ATCC 10745 = DSM 40063 genome, GGCACGAAGGCCGCGGGGGCCGCCGCAGGTGGGGCTGGAGCCGGGGCCGGCGGGGGTACGGCTGCGGGCCGGGGCGGCGACGGGAGGGGCGAGTCGCCGGACGGCGCCGCCACCGCCGCCGAGGGCACGGCCACCGCCGTCAGCGCGGGGTGAGCGCGCGGCGGGCGGCCTGCTGAGGGTTCCGGGGGCGTACGGACACGGGGGTGCCGTACGCCCCCGGGCACGCGCGCGGGCGGGCGTACTCCCGGGCGGCCGCCACGTGACGAGCACGACCGCCCTGTGCACGGCTCCCGACGCCTCTTGGGTCGCTGCTCACGGCCGTGGCTCGGCAGGGGCCGGGGGGCGGGCCCCTGCTCGGCAGCCGACGGCCTCCGGCGGGCCGTGGGGCCGAGGCTGCGGGGCCGAGGGCTGCGGGGACGCGGGCTGCGGGGACGCGGGACGGGTCGGCGGGGTCGGCTCCCTTCGGAGCCGCCGGTCACGGCCGGCCGGGCGGGCCGGGGATCGTGCGGGAGCGCGTCACTTCGACGGCTGTGTGAGGCGGCTGAACGCCTCCAGGTTGCGGGTGGACTCGCCGCGCGCGACCCGCCACTCGTACTCGCGGCGGATCGCCGACGCGAAGCCCATCTCCAGCAGCGTGTTGAACGCCCCGTCGGCCGCCTCCAGGACCGAGCCCATCAGGCGGTCCAGCTCCTCGGCCGTGACGGCGGACAGCGGGAGCTTGCCCGTGAGGTAGATGTCGCCGAGCGGGTCGACGGCGTACCCCACCCCGTACAGCTTGAGGTTCCGCTCCAGGAGCCAGCGGTGGACGGCCGCCTCGTTCTCCTCCGGGTGGCGGATGACGAAGGCGTTGAGGGAGAGCGAGTGGTTGCCCAGGCGCAGGGACAGCGTGGTGGACAGCTTCTTGGTGCCGGGGAGCGTGACGACGTACGAGCCGGGCTCCGGTGACTCCCAGGCCAGTTCGGCGTCGCGCAGTGCGGACTCGATGATCTCCGGTGCGTCAGCCATGGGCCGAGCGTACGCGACGGCGGTGCTCGTGCATGGCCGCCGCGTACACCTCGGCGGTGGCCGACGCGGCGCGGTCCCAGCCGAAGGACCGGGCATGGCGGGCGGCGGCGTCGCCGAGGCGGGCGGTGAGATACGGATCGGCGGCGAACCGGGCCAGTACGCGCGCGTAGTCGGCCGGGTCGTGGCCCTCGACCAGGAACCCGGTCTCACCGTTCCGCACGGCCACCGGCAGGCCGCCCACGGCTGCGGCCACGACGGGCGTCCCGGTGGCCTGCGCCTCGATGGCCACGAGCCCGAACGACTCGCTGTGGGACGGCATGACGAGGACGCTCGCCGCGCGGAACCAGTCGGCCAGCTCCTGCTGGGCGACCGGTGGGTGGAAGCGGACCACGTCGGCGATGCCGAGCCTGGCCGCCAGCTTCTGCAGGCCCTCCGGCTTGGCGAGGCCGCTTCCGCTGGGACCGCCGACGACGGGGACGACCATGCGGGAGCGCAGCGACGGATCGGCGTCGAGGAGCCGGGCGGCGGCGCGGAGCAGCACGTCCGGGGCCTTCAGGGGCTGTATGCGGCCCGCGAAGAGCGGCACGAACGCGTCCTGCGGCAGCCCCAGGCGGGCCCGCGCGGCGGCGCGGCCGTCGGCGGGGCGGAAGCGGTCCAGGTTGACGCCGGGGTGGACCACGGCGACCCTGCCGGGGTCGGCGTCGTAGTGGTGGACCAGCTCCTCGGCCTCGCCGGTCGTGTTGGCGATGAGCCGGTCGGAGGCCCGTACGATCTGCGTCTCGCCGATCACGCGGGCGGCGGGCTCGGGGGTGTCGCCCTCGGCGAGCGAGGCGTTCTTGACCTTGGCCATGGTGTGCATGGCGTGCACGAGCGGGGCGCCCCACCGCTCCGCGGCGAGCCAGCCGACGTGGCCGCTGAGCCAGTAGTGGGAGTGGACCAGGTCGTAGTGGCCGGGACGGTTGCGGGCCCACGCGCGCATCACGCCGTGCGTGAAGGCGCACAGCTGGGCGGGGAGGTCTTCCTTGTTGAGCCCTTCGTACGGGCCCGCCTCGACGTGCCGTACGAGGACGCCGGGCGCCAGCTCCACCGAGCGGGGCAGCCCGCCGGCGGTGGCACGGGTGAAGATCTCGACCTCGATGTCGATGGCGGCGAGACGTTTCGCCAGCTCGACGATGTAGACGTTCATGCCGCCCGCGTCGCCGGTTCCGGGCTGGTGGAGCGGGGAGGTGTGGACGCTCAGCATGGCGATCCGCCGGGGCCCGCGGCGGTGCCGCCCGGGCAGCCTGAGCCTGGGCGGCGGTACCAGGGTGCCGGCGAACCGGGACACGTACTGGCTCACGTCGTCGGTCCTTCCGCTCAGGGACAGGTCGGGCGCGGCATGGCGAGGGGAGAGGCCGATGCCCCTCTCCGACCCGGCACAACAGCGGAGGGGCGCGCTTTCATTTCCGCTTTGCCAATTCATTACGGGTGGGGGCGTGGGCGGGGGCGGGGGCGTGGTGCCGGGGGCCGGAGGCGGGGGCGGAGCGGGTGGCGTCGTGGTGAGGAGCGGGCAGAAGCTCACAGGCTCCTGCGCATGAGTACGCACATCGTCTCGTGGCGCCGGATCGACCCGTCGGGGCACTCCTCGTCCCAGGCGTCCGGCTTGCGGCCGTACGCGGCGTAGCTGAGACGCTCGTACAGGGCACGGGCCCGGGGGTTGTCCACCTCGACGGCGAGTTCCGCCCTGCGCAGCCCGCGGCTCCGGATCCGCTGCTCGGCTGCCCGCACGAGCAGCGTTCCCAGTCCGCGGGACTGCAGTGCCGGCAGCACGGCGAGTTGCCACAGGGTCCCGGCTCCAGCGGAGACCCGGTAGTCGATGCCGCCGATCGCCACCGGCAGGTCCACGGGCGTGCACACCGCCAGGTAGTCCACCTCACCCGCGACGGCGCGCGCGAGCTCCCTCTCCACGTGGCGCAGGTGGGTGGCCGAGCCGGACCAGGCGCACGCCGGCAGATCCCGCGGCAGCAGGTCGCGCACGCTGACAGCCACGGTGATGGTGAGGCCGGTGGGGCCGGTGGGGCCGGTGGGGGCGGTGGGGCTGCTCGGGGTTGGGGTCAACGGGTCGGGACGGGGGTTGGCGGGCTTGTCGTCGACGGTCATGCCTTCGAGTGTGTCGACCGCGGCGGCCGTACGACAGCGCATTGCTCCCGCCCCCGCCTCGGCATGCCGGCGCCCTCGGCGTGCCGGCACGCTCGGCATGCCGGCGCCCTCGGCGCCCTCGCCGGCCGCGCATCCGGTGGACGTCGCACCCGCCGCAGAGCCGACCGCCCGACGTGCGGCTGCGGCTGCGGCTGCGGCTGCGGCTGCGGCTGCGGCTGCGGCTGCGGCTGCGGCTGCGGCTGCGGCTGCGGCTGCGGGGAGCGTCTACGCTCGGGGGCATGGCTCCGCGGATGACACGCCCTGTCGGCACTCCCACGCGCGGGACCACCAACCCCAACCGGCTGCGCCGCATGGACCGCTGGATCGCCGCCTCGCACGGGGCCGTCCTGCGCCGCGCCGACGCCCCGCCGGTCGCCGTCGACCTCGGGTACGGCGCCGCTCCCTGGACCGCCGTGGAGCTGCTGGACCGGCTGCGCCGGGACGCCGACCCGCGCGCCCGGGTCGTGGGCGTGGAGATCGACCCCGCGCGCGTGGCCGCCGCGCAGCCGTACGCGCGCGAGGGACTGTCGTTCGCGCACGGCGGCTTCGAGGTGCCCGTCGCCGGGCCCGTCGACCTGATCCGCGCGGCGAACGTGCTGCGCCAGTACGACGAGGACCGGGTCGCGGACGTGTGGGCCCGCCTGTGCGCGCGCCTCACGCCTCGGGGCGGCCTCCTCGTGGAGGGCACCTGCGACGAGGTCGGCCGCCGTCACGTCTGGGTGGCGCTCGGTCCGGAGGGGCCGCGGACGGTGACGTTCGCGACGCGCCTGGGCTCCCTGGACCGCCCCTCGGACCTGGCCGAGCGGCTCCCCAAGGCCCTCATCCACCGGAACGTGCCGGGCGAGCCGGTCCACGCGTTCCTGCGGGACTTCGACCGGGCCTGGGCGGCGGCCGCCCCGTACGCCTCACTGGGCGCCCGGCAGCGGTGGATCGCGACGGCCTCGGCCCTGGCGGCGGACTGGCCGCTGACCGACGGGCGCGGGCGCTGGCGCCAGGGCGAGCTGACGGTGCGTTGGGATGCGCTGGCGCCCCGTGGGTGGGGCGCGCCCGGCACCCCGCCGCCGTAGCCGGACGCCGCGCGCGGCGTACGTTCGCCCGCGCCTCGGCGGCCGGCCGGTGGTCCGTGGGCGTTCGGGCGGTGGGCCCGCCGGTCGGCTTGTCGGCCGGCCGGTGGGCGAGTCAGGGCGGCCGGGATGACCGGGTGACGGGTGTCCGGATGACCGGATGACCGGTCGCGGCGAGTACGGCGGGCCCCGCCGGTGCGACCGGCCCTGTGGACAACCGCCCGTGGTGGCGCTTGTCACCACGGTCCTGTGGACAGTCCGCCCGGACCCTTTCGCGACCCTGTTACTTTCACCGGTGTCATGGCACGATCGCCGGCGGCGCCCCGAGGTTACTGACGGTAAATCACGTGGGGGTGCGGTGCTGCCTGGTCGGTCGACGTCCGGAGGGGGAAGCCTGTGAATCGACGCCGTCGCGTCACCATCGCGATCACCGCGGTGTGCGCCTTGACCGTTCTCGCGGCGCCGGCCCACGCCGCGCCCGCGCCCACGCCCGTGCCGCCCGGTGCGAGCGCCGCCCCGCAGCCGAGGAAGAGCCTGGAGGAGGTGCGCGCCGAGATCGAGGCGCTGTACCGGCAGGCCGCCTCCGCCACCGACGCCTACAACCTCGCGGAGGAGCAGGCGAAGCGGCAGTCCGCCGAGATCGTGAAGCTGTCCAAGGCGATCGTGGACGGCCGGGCGAGGATCGAGGAGCTGAAGCGCCGCGCCGGCGCGGCCGCCCGCGCCCAGTACCGCAACGGCGGCATCCCGGAGGAGGCCCGGCTCGTCCTCACCGAGGACCCCCAGCTCTTCCTGGAGGGGGCCAACCGCCTCGCACAGGGCCAGAAGGCCACCAGGGACCTCCTGGCGGAGCTCCAGCAGAGCCAGGACGACCTGGAGACGTACACGCGGGACGCCAGCGTCGAGTGGACGCGCCTGGAGGCCAATCGGACCCGCCAGGACAGGGCCAGGAAGCTGATAACGGAGAAGATCGCCGCCGCCGAGAAGCTGGAGTCGCAGCTGGCGGCGGCCGAGCTGGAGCGGCTGCGGCACCTGGAGCGGCAGGCCCAGGCGGACGCGCAGACGGCGTGGCTCGCGTCGGGCGCCCTGAAGGAGGCCAACCGGAGCGCGACCGCCCAGGGCAGGGCGGCCATCGGGTTCGCCCTGGCGCAGGTCGGCAAGCCATACGTGTGGGGCGCCGAGGGGCCGGACGCGTACGACTGCTCGGGGCTCACGCAGCGGGCGTGGAGCGCGGCCGGGCGGGGCATCCCGCGCACGTCGCAGGAGCAGTGGCGGCTGCTTCCGAAGGTGGCGATCCGGGACATGCGCCCCGGTGACCTGATCATCTACTACGGCGACGCCACCCACGTGGGGATGTACATCGGGGACGGTTCGATGGTGCACGCGCCGCGCCCGGGACGGGACGTCACGGTGGCGGGCGCCGGTTCCATGCCGATCCTGGGGGTGGTCCGCCCGGACAAGTAGCAGCGTTCCGGGCATGTCGGGGAGGGGTGGGCCACGGAAGAGGCCAGGGCCGGAGGGTTGGGCCGGAGGGGTTGGTCGGAGGGTTGGGCCACCCGCGTGATGTTTCTCATGAGCGGGGAGCCAACTACCTCCCCTTGCGGGGCATATGCCGGGGACTCTTGGCTGATCGCCATTCCGCTCGGGCACCCGGTGCCGCTATGGTCCCGGTCGGCGGGGCGTCGTCCGGCGCTCCACCGCACCCTCGGGGGGAGGGAAGGAACCGAACCGCATGGCCGTACCCGCGCCCCTGCCCGCACAGCGACAGAGGGTGAACGCGCTCGACGTGACGAGCGGTGACCTCACCCTGCTGGTGATCGCGGACGACCCGGCGGGCACCTTCACCGTCCCCGAGCTGATCGACGCCGCCGGCGGCCGGGTCCGCATACGCACCGCCCGGAACCTCACGGAGGCGGAGCGGCTGCTCACCGACGACGTGCACTGCGTCCTCGTCGACCTCGACCTGCCCGCGGAGGCACGGCGCGGCGACGAGCCGCTGTCCGCCCTGCGGCACGTCCTGCGGGTCGCCCCGCGCCATGCCGTGCTGGTCCTGGCGACGTCCGGGGACGCGGAGCTGGCGGCGGAGGCGGTACGGGCGGGCGCGCAGGACCGGCTGTTCCGGGAGGAGCTGGACGGGCCGCTGCTCAGCCGGGCCATTCGGTACGCGGTGGAGCGCAAGCGGGCGGACTCGGTGCAGGTGAAGCTGGCCGAGTCGCGGCTGCGGGCGCAGGAGAACGCCCGGCTGGAGCGGGGACTCCTGCCGACGCCGCTGCTGCAGGGTTCCGACCTGCGGTTCGCCGCGCGGTACCGGCCGGGCCGCTCGCGGGCGCTGCTGGGCGGCGACTTCTACGACACGGTGCGCACCCCGGACGGCACGGTGCACGCCATGATCGGCGACGTGTGCGGGCACGGCCCGGACGAGGCGGCGCTCGGTGTGGAGCTGCGCATCGCCTGGCGGGCGCTGACGTTCGCCGGACTGTGCGGGGACGAGCTGCTGTCGACGCTGCAGCAGGTGCTGGAGCACGAGCGGGAGAGCGAGGAGATCTTCGCGACCCTGTGCACCGTGGACATCGCGCCGGACGGGCGGCGGGCCGGGCTGTGCCTGGCCGGCCACCCCGCGCCACTGCTGGCCCGCCCCGCGCAGGGCGCCCGGCTGCTCCCGTACGAGGACGGCGGCCCGGCGCTCGGCCTGCTGCCGAGGGCCCGCTGGCCGCGGCGGCAGGTGGAGCTGGGTGGGGTGTGGAGCCTGATGATGTACACGGACGGCCTGATCGAGGGCCGCTCGGCGGGCCCCGGCTCGCCGCGCCTCGGCCAGGACGGCATGGTCGAGATGATCAACCGCCAGCTCTCCCGCGGGCTGGTCGGCGAGGACCTGCTGGAGGCCGCGGTGGCGGAGGTCCGCCACCTCAACGACGGCGAGCTGACGGACGACGTGGCGGTACTCCTCCTGGACCGCGCGGCCCGCTGACCCGCCGCGGGGGTTGGGCGCGGGGTGGTGTGGCGGACGCGGGACTGGGACCCGACGGCCGGGGCGCCGGGGCCGGAGCGCGGGTCGCGTGCCGCGGGGCCCCTGGCGGCACGGCGCTCGGGTGGACCGACGGCTGAGCGCTGATGCCGTACCGCCACCGGTGCACGGTTCGGGGCGTACTGGGCGGGGGCTGGGCGGGGGCCCGTGACCCCTGGCGTCAGGTGTCCGGGGCCCTGTCTGTGCGGCGGAGGCCGCCGTTGCCGCGGAGGGCGGGGCGCACGACGCGGGGGCCGCCCGGCCGACGGGTCCGGGCGCGCCGGAGGCCGGCTCCGGAGGGTGCCGCCGTCCGGCCCGCGGACCTCACCGGTGGTGCCGGCGGGACCGCGTGGCGGGGGCGGTCAGCGGCCGCCGTTGTAGGGGCCGTACGGGCCGTCGCTGCTGGAGCCCCGGCGCCCGCCACCGGACACCTGGCGCAGTGCGGGGCGGACGTCCACCAGGAAGACGATGGTCGCGACCAGTCCGGCGAGCTGGAGGACCAGGAAGTTGATGAACAGGTCCACCGCGACCGTGATGCCCAGGATGATCAGCCAGAACGACTTGCTCTGCTTGTCGGCGGCCCGGTAGGCGTCCTCGCGCGCGAGGGCGGCGAAGACGAAGGCGACGACGGCGAGCACGAGCATCGCGAGGAACAACAGCCCGATCAACGAGTTGAAGCCGGACATCAGCATGGTGTGCACCGCCTGTCAGGTGGATGGAGCGCCTCGCGGCCAAGGTACCCGTACAACGCTCCGGCAACCGGGAATGTGCCCGGCCGGGCCGAACGCCGCTCGGGGCGGCGGCCCGGCCGGAGGCGCCGGCTCACCGGTCGCCGGCGGCACCCCGGGCGGAGCCCTTCGGCTCGGCAGCGCCCTCGGCGTCCTCTGCGGCGTCCGGCGTGCCGTCCTGGGCGGCGGCGTCCGGGGTTTCGTCCCGCTTCGCGGAGGCGGCGGGGGCGGCGTCCTTGGGGGTGGCGGCCGGGGACGGGTCGGGTTCGACGGCGATGGCGATCTCGGTGATCTCCTCGGCGGCCTCACCGCGCCACGCCTTGACGGCCTGCTCGCCGTGCTCGGCGACCTTCTCGTACGTCTCGCGCGCCCTGACGGCGTACTCGGCCGCCACGCCGACGCCCCGCAGGGCCAGGTCCTGGGCGGTCTCACCGAGCTTCTTCAGGTCCGTGTCAAGACCGCCGACCAGCTCCGCGAACCGGGTCTGGATGGTCGCCTGGGCCTCCTTCGCCTGGGCGGCGACCTTCTCCTGGACCGCCTTCGGGTCGGTGTTGCGCACCGCGTCCAGCCGGGACGGGGCCTCGGCGGCGATCCTGCGGGCCTGCTGCACGGCGAGGTCGGCGGTACCGGCGGCGAAGTAGAGGGGCGTACGGAGCTCGTCCTTGATGGCCATGGTCTGGGGTCCTCCCGTGTCGCGGGCACCGCGCGGCGAGGCGCGCGGGCGTCGCGGAGTCAGAGTTCGGTAGATCCTGCGCCTGCTCCGGCATCACCGGTGCCGCCGTCCGAGTCGAACGCGTTCTCCTTGCGGAAGGAGTCGTAGATCTGGAGCAGCACCTGCTTCTGCCGCTCGTTGATCGACGGGTCGGCGAGGATCGCGGCCCGCGTCTCCAGCTCCTCGCGGTCCTGCTCGTCGAGGATCCCGGCCCGCACGTACAGGGTCTCGGCGGAGATCCGCAGCGCCTTGGCGACCTGCTGGAGCACCTCCGCGCTCGGCTTGCGCAGCCCGCGCTCGATCTGGCTCAGATACGGATTCGACACCCCGGCCGCCTCCGCGAGCTGCCGCAGCGAGAGCTGCGCGGTGCGCCGCTGCTCACGGAGGTACTCGCCGAGGTTGCCGACGTTCAGTGATGCCATGTCCCGATACTGCCCCAGCGGTGCTAACAATTGCAAGCAGACGCTTGCGCCAGTTATACGAGCGGGGCGCTCCGTCCGCCCGCCGACCGTCCGGTCCGCCGAAGACGGGCCCTTCGGTTCCCGGCACGCCAGGGCCTCAACTTCACTCGGGCGCAAGGCGATACGGCCTCTGCTCGGTGTGTCCGCGTGCCAGCATGGGGTGGGAGTCGTCGGCGGGAGGGGAGCCATGGCAGCCGAACGCGTGTGGCTGGACGTGCCGTTCGCGGAGAAGGACGAGGCGAAGAGGGGCGGTGCGCGGTGGGACGCCGCCGCGAAGCGGTGGTACGCGCCCCGGCCGGGGATGGCGGGGCTGGAGCGGTGGGCCGCCGCACCGGAGGTGCCCGATCTGCTGCCGGGTGAGGACCGGAGCCTGGGCAGCGGGCTGTTCGTCGACCTGGTACCGCGCAGCTGCTGGTTCACCAACGTCCGGTACTGCGTGGACGGCAGGGACTGGGAGCGGCTGCGCCGCATGATCACCCGCAGGGCGGGCTTCCGCTGCGAGGCCTGCGGCGCCGCCGAGGACCGCGACCGGCGGCGCTGGCTCGAGGCGCACGAGCGGTGGACGTACGACGACTCCACCCGCGTGCAGACCCTCAGGCGGCTCATCTGCCTGTGCACCGACTGCCACACGGTCACCCACTTCGGGCTCGCCCAGGTCCGGGGCGTCGAGGCGCGGGCGTTCGCCCATCTGGTGGAGGTCACCGGGATGACCGAAGCGCAGGCGCGGCAGCACGTCGGTGCGGCCTTCGCGGTGTGGGAGCGGCGTTCCCGGGTCACCTGGGAGCTGGACCTCGGCATCCTCACCGACGCGGGGATCACCCTCGCCGTGCCCCCGGACGCCGCGGACCGGGCCCGGGTGTCCGAGGAGACCCTGCGGCGGGAGGGGCGTCCGGCCGTGCCCCGGCAGTCCGGCTCCGGCCCGTACGGCGGCGGCGACGCCGGGCGGTCGAGCGGGCCGCGCTGACGGAGGGGCGGGGCGGTACTGAGGAGGGGGGTGGGGCTGGGCGGGGAGAGCGGGGCGCGGCGAACCGGTCGGCCGGGCGGGACGGCCGGGCCGGGTGGGGCTCAGCGTCCGGTTCCGCCGCCCGCCCCGCGCGCGGCCCCGTACAGCAGCAGCGCCGCCGCGCCGAGCAGGGACACCGCGGCGGTGGCGACGAGCAGCGGCCCCAGCCCCAGGCCGGGCAGCACCGCACCGGCGAGGGCCGGCGCCGCGACCGAGCTGAGGGCCCCCACGACCAGGCAGGCCGTGAACGCCGCGCCCGCGTGCTCGGGCACCAGCCCGGCGGTCCAGACCGCGAGCACCGCGGACCCCGTCATGTACCCGGCTCCGAAGACGCACGCCGAGGCCGCCGTCGCGACGACGGAGTCGCCGCCCAGCGCGAGCAGCACCAGCGCCGCACCGACCGTCGCCAGGCACAGCGCGGCGACCCGGAGGCTGCCCGCTCGCCGCACGAGAGCCCCGGTCGCCACCGCCACCATGCCGGTGAGGCCGATGGCCGCGTAGAGGGCCGGGACGGCTGCCGCCGGGAGGCCACCGCGGTCCAGGGCGTCGGCGGCGTAGGTGAAGTAGACGACCACGGCCGCGAAGTAGACGACCGAGTAGGCCGCCGGGGCGCGCAGCGCCGCCACCAGGGAGGGGGCACCGGATCGTCCCTTCCGGTGCGGGG is a window encoding:
- a CDS encoding YbjN domain-containing protein; amino-acid sequence: MADAPEIIESALRDAELAWESPEPGSYVVTLPGTKKLSTTLSLRLGNHSLSLNAFVIRHPEENEAAVHRWLLERNLKLYGVGYAVDPLGDIYLTGKLPLSAVTAEELDRLMGSVLEAADGAFNTLLEMGFASAIRREYEWRVARGESTRNLEAFSRLTQPSK
- the mshA gene encoding D-inositol-3-phosphate glycosyltransferase; its protein translation is MSQYVSRFAGTLVPPPRLRLPGRHRRGPRRIAMLSVHTSPLHQPGTGDAGGMNVYIVELAKRLAAIDIEVEIFTRATAGGLPRSVELAPGVLVRHVEAGPYEGLNKEDLPAQLCAFTHGVMRAWARNRPGHYDLVHSHYWLSGHVGWLAAERWGAPLVHAMHTMAKVKNASLAEGDTPEPAARVIGETQIVRASDRLIANTTGEAEELVHHYDADPGRVAVVHPGVNLDRFRPADGRAAARARLGLPQDAFVPLFAGRIQPLKAPDVLLRAAARLLDADPSLRSRMVVPVVGGPSGSGLAKPEGLQKLAARLGIADVVRFHPPVAQQELADWFRAASVLVMPSHSESFGLVAIEAQATGTPVVAAAVGGLPVAVRNGETGFLVEGHDPADYARVLARFAADPYLTARLGDAAARHARSFGWDRAASATAEVYAAAMHEHRRRVRSAHG
- a CDS encoding GNAT family N-acetyltransferase, with translation MTVDDKPANPRPDPLTPTPSSPTAPTGPTGPTGLTITVAVSVRDLLPRDLPACAWSGSATHLRHVERELARAVAGEVDYLAVCTPVDLPVAIGGIDYRVSAGAGTLWQLAVLPALQSRGLGTLLVRAAEQRIRSRGLRRAELAVEVDNPRARALYERLSYAAYGRKPDAWDEECPDGSIRRHETMCVLMRRSL
- a CDS encoding class I SAM-dependent methyltransferase; protein product: MAPRMTRPVGTPTRGTTNPNRLRRMDRWIAASHGAVLRRADAPPVAVDLGYGAAPWTAVELLDRLRRDADPRARVVGVEIDPARVAAAQPYAREGLSFAHGGFEVPVAGPVDLIRAANVLRQYDEDRVADVWARLCARLTPRGGLLVEGTCDEVGRRHVWVALGPEGPRTVTFATRLGSLDRPSDLAERLPKALIHRNVPGEPVHAFLRDFDRAWAAAAPYASLGARQRWIATASALAADWPLTDGRGRWRQGELTVRWDALAPRGWGAPGTPPP
- a CDS encoding C40 family peptidase: MNRRRRVTIAITAVCALTVLAAPAHAAPAPTPVPPGASAAPQPRKSLEEVRAEIEALYRQAASATDAYNLAEEQAKRQSAEIVKLSKAIVDGRARIEELKRRAGAAARAQYRNGGIPEEARLVLTEDPQLFLEGANRLAQGQKATRDLLAELQQSQDDLETYTRDASVEWTRLEANRTRQDRARKLITEKIAAAEKLESQLAAAELERLRHLERQAQADAQTAWLASGALKEANRSATAQGRAAIGFALAQVGKPYVWGAEGPDAYDCSGLTQRAWSAAGRGIPRTSQEQWRLLPKVAIRDMRPGDLIIYYGDATHVGMYIGDGSMVHAPRPGRDVTVAGAGSMPILGVVRPDK
- a CDS encoding PP2C family protein-serine/threonine phosphatase, coding for MAVPAPLPAQRQRVNALDVTSGDLTLLVIADDPAGTFTVPELIDAAGGRVRIRTARNLTEAERLLTDDVHCVLVDLDLPAEARRGDEPLSALRHVLRVAPRHAVLVLATSGDAELAAEAVRAGAQDRLFREELDGPLLSRAIRYAVERKRADSVQVKLAESRLRAQENARLERGLLPTPLLQGSDLRFAARYRPGRSRALLGGDFYDTVRTPDGTVHAMIGDVCGHGPDEAALGVELRIAWRALTFAGLCGDELLSTLQQVLEHERESEEIFATLCTVDIAPDGRRAGLCLAGHPAPLLARPAQGARLLPYEDGGPALGLLPRARWPRRQVELGGVWSLMMYTDGLIEGRSAGPGSPRLGQDGMVEMINRQLSRGLVGEDLLEAAVAEVRHLNDGELTDDVAVLLLDRAAR
- a CDS encoding DUF2516 family protein, translating into MLMSGFNSLIGLLFLAMLVLAVVAFVFAALAREDAYRAADKQSKSFWLIILGITVAVDLFINFLVLQLAGLVATIVFLVDVRPALRQVSGGGRRGSSSDGPYGPYNGGR
- a CDS encoding helix-turn-helix domain-containing protein, with the protein product MASLNVGNLGEYLREQRRTAQLSLRQLAEAAGVSNPYLSQIERGLRKPSAEVLQQVAKALRISAETLYVRAGILDEQDREELETRAAILADPSINERQKQVLLQIYDSFRKENAFDSDGGTGDAGAGAGSTEL
- a CDS encoding DUF5710 domain-containing protein; translated protein: MAAERVWLDVPFAEKDEAKRGGARWDAAAKRWYAPRPGMAGLERWAAAPEVPDLLPGEDRSLGSGLFVDLVPRSCWFTNVRYCVDGRDWERLRRMITRRAGFRCEACGAAEDRDRRRWLEAHERWTYDDSTRVQTLRRLICLCTDCHTVTHFGLAQVRGVEARAFAHLVEVTGMTEAQARQHVGAAFAVWERRSRVTWELDLGILTDAGITLAVPPDAADRARVSEETLRREGRPAVPRQSGSGPYGGGDAGRSSGPR
- a CDS encoding MFS transporter, whose product is MTLSAGGRIGLAGAAVVGVAFGMARYAYGLTLPGIRADLGLSESVLGLIAGATFAGYLAGLLLAGRLAARHGPRAPTTAGGVCGAAGAVIVTLARSPEPLAVGVVLAGSAGGWVWAPYSDIVTRSVPSRQRPRALAVITTGTSGGLVLLGGLAVLAAVGSWRRVWAGIAIAAVAAALVNVRLVPRTGAAPHRKGRSGAPSLVAALRAPAAYSVVYFAAVVVYFTYAADALDRGGLPAAAVPALYAAIGLTGMVAVATGALVRRAGSLRVAALCLATVGAALVLLALGGDSVVATAASACVFGAGYMTGSAVLAVWTAGLVPEHAGAAFTACLVVGALSSVAAPALAGAVLPGLGLGPLLVATAAVSLLGAAALLLYGAARGAGGGTGR